aattaaacTTTCAGTAATCAAATCATAGAAATCCAAGCTTATATAATGATAACAATATATTATAGCATCATGTTGTTTATAAGAACTTTCTTTTTCATGATCGAGCTGTTTATGATTGATGATTAATCTTATTATGACTTTTTAGtatatcaatttatatttatgacaCGTGACATGTCATTTCTAAAGAACTTTTAAAGCTaatttatatgtttaaaataaGCATGATATTAGTGTTATGTATCCCTATAGCATTCGATAATTTTGTCAGTTTTTAAAATAGCAAAGTTTATTCAAACTCCTTAGATTTGATTAAGATTCCTTGAATTAGAGCATTTGGTTTTTTTGTGATCTCTTCAAGAATTTTTCTTCATATGATACACGCGATATTCATAGATCTAACATGTAACTTATATAAAGatcatttataaatttacaCCAATCAAGCGAAGCAAAGTTTTGAAAGAGGGGATCATTAAAGATCGTTAATCGTATGGGAATTGAGAAGTTACGAATACGAAGTATTTGCTAAGTGGATCGAAGACAGAAAACATGAAAGGTAAGTATCTACTACAAAGTGcattacatttataaaagaaaaatgagtaaaatatgattttaaaaaGATGAAATGACTTTTTTTTGGTTTAATCTATGTATTAGAAATATAAGTTagaaagtattttattttattttcgacaTTGGAGATTTATATTCATCTTCCAGACAAGTATCTTTTATATGTTTGTCTGTTCGAATAGATAAAgaatacaaaatacataataaataaaatatgcagacatataatttatattttaaaaatgtaatcacacgtgattataatatttcattaaagatTATTGCTTCTATTAGATATATAAATTGTCTATTTCGTTGTTTTCAtctaattgaaaaaaaattacaattaatatgTTTTTTTAATAGTATCACTTAATcgtttaatattcataatattttaaCCACAATACAAAACGATATATACGGTACGATATATATGGTGCGATATATACGGTACGGATGTATGAAATATTATGGAATGCTTTCATAatctatatatcttatatatattcTTAAATGGACAAATTTTATAGTTTGTGttcaataatatacaaattattttatctttatatggctcatttacttaaatattcatatttctaaATCCTACAATTTAATATCATaccatattaattatattaattttatttaatttacattaaaactgaaatgatattatttaatgttaaatttttattagatataataatttgttttctGTAAGAGGTTTTATCTCTTTCAATagcttatataatataaataatttttatatcattagAATATAAGTGTGGGAAACTCATAATTGAAGGAAAAACCAAAAAGGTTTATGAAGTTCTAAATGATTCTACTTTATGTCTCTTACAAAGTAAGGATCGTATTACTGCTGGAGATGGTGAAAAATCTCATTATTTAAAAGGGAAAGCTGCAATTAGTACAGCTACTACAGCTAAAGTTTTTCAATTGTTAAATGAAGCTGGAATAAAAACTGCATTTATTGAAGTGGTAAATGACACTGCTTTTATTGCACAAAAATGTGAAATGGTCCCAATAGAATGGATCACTAGAAGATTGGCTACAGGCAGTTTTTTAAAAAGGCATCaaggtataataataattactgtaattacaaagttatatatagatgtttattatttgtgttactttgttttaatctttattgCTTAGAAGTTCCTGAAGGATATAGATTTAATCCACCATTACAAGAAACATTCTTTAAAGATGATGCCAATCATGATCCACAATGGTCAGAGGAACAAATTATTTCTATTGGTTTTAAGTTGAATGAACTTTTAATAGGGAAAGATGAATTTGATATTATGCAACGTACTGCACTTGTTGTATTTGAGGTTTTAGAAAGGGCATGGGCAACTAGAGATTGTGCTCTTATTGATATGAAAATAGAATTTGGAGTGAACATAAATGGTGAAATTATGGTAGCAGATATAATTGACAGTGACTCTTGGAGACTTTGGCCATCTGGTGATAAAAGATTGATGAAAGATAAACAGGTATTTGATGTAGTTATCCTGCAAATAAAGGtatgatatttttttaacttaatttCATTACCTTTGCTTTGTAGGTATATAGAAATTTGAATACTGTAACTCAAGAAGATTTGGATACAGTAAAACGTAATTTTAAATGGGTAGCAGATCAACTTGACTTTCTCATTCCACCAGCTAGGAGTCTTGTTGTTATTTTAATGGGGTCACCTTCTGATGTAGATCATtgtaaaaaaatagcagaacaTGCAAAGTCTTTAGGTTTAAAGGTTCAACTTCGTGTATGCAGTGCCCATAAAGGCACTCAAGAAACATTGCGTATTCTTGCAGAATACGAAGGTACTTATGAAAAGGTACATATACTATCAGTTTAAAAAATGAAtggattataatttttatattatattttagagattttataatttatattttgataaacttgtagttatataaaataaaatatcgtatattttgatatttatacgtatataaaaatatgttagaGGTATTTACACTcatttaaataacgaataataattacaagaaTAACAGCAATAATAGTCTATTTACTGCATTAAATacagtaaataaatattgtatttaaatacACTATGTGTACTACATACTGTATTTAATACAGTAAATAAAGTATCAACAATATTTGAATTCATAATAAATTGAATATCACTTGGACGTATATTGCGAAGTCGTTTAATCACGAAAACATAATGATAAAACTACTGATATTGACAAATATGTGCTGTTTATTTTTGAATTATCACAagtttttcttctctcttctagGTGGTGTTAATAGCTGTAGCAGGGAGAAGTAATGGATTGGGTCCAGTACTCTCTGGAAACACAGCTCTGCCTGTTATTAATTGCCCAcctttcaataatattaatatttcacaaGATTTATGGTCGTCTATTAATGTTCCATCAGGTGAATTCTCGACTGTAATTTAATCATGCTATCAGTTTTTGTTATAAGAACattattaaatagaatttaCTAAATTTCCAGGGATTGGATGCACCACAGTTGCTTATCCTGAAAGTGCAGCATTATCGGCCGCTCAAATTCATGCATTACATGACCATATGGTTTGGGCACGTCTACGAGTAAAGCAGTTGATAAATTACATTACTTTAAAGCAAGCTGATGTTAAACTAAAAAAtcttgttatataatatattgtgtcaaaatttaatattacaactttacaacttaattgtacacattACATTGTAAACAACTAATTAAGCAATTGTTTATACAAGTTTATACAAATCAATGTAAGATAAATACCTTAAAGctcttaatttcatttaatgtaaatttcCTATGATATTTatgttactatatatatatttgtggtATTTGGGCTATCATTTATATTTGAGTAATCAGTTCgtgaatgaattttattttacataaatgttTGTACTAGCCCTTTTTGTGTATACCGTGTTATTGTTTTTCTTAGTTATCCTTTATTGGTTACaagtatataatattcatttattcacatttaaacaaatttacgaataaaataaaaatatgcataATTTTGTATGCAATCatcttttatgtattatatacttAATCTGAAACAAAAAAACTTGAATGATTATTTTGTATCGAACAtgtcaataaaattatattaaatcagTCAGTATACATATTACACACACTTTATCATTACAAATGTTGACTCGCTAAAGCTTCaattttgataatttctttTGGACAGTTTTCCGTTAAATTTATTGGACCATTttctgttattaaaatatcatcttCAATACGAACAGCTAAGCCATAAAATTCTGATGGTGCAAATCGATTTTTATGATTAATATATATTcctataaatgataaaaagtaaAGTTATTTtaagtgttataaataaattaatgtttccCAAGATATATTACCAGGTTCCACTGTGACTATCATTCCTGGTTGAAGCTTCAGACTCCTAGAAATCTTCCCAGTGTCGTGTACATCCATCCCCAAATAATGGCTTACATGATGTGGGCAATAAGTGTAAACCGCAGAAAATAATTCGTTTTTATTCAAATGTTTTGGTATTAGACCACTTTCTTGTAATCTTTTGCCTAATAAAAAGCACATATCATGATATAATTGATCTAACGATGGTAATTCTTTTAgtttatgaattaaaatattttgaacatCCAGTACTATGTCATATAAGACTTTTTGTTCTTGAGTAAATGTTCCATTAATTGGCCATGTTCTGGTTACATCAGATGAATAACCATGATATTCACAacctaataaaaattttaaagaataaaggtacaatgaagaataaaatatttgtcatcTATAAATATGCTAACAAACCTGCATCCATCAAAACCATATCTCcatctttaattatttgattGTTAGTAATATAATGGATAATATTAGCATTGTTACCCGCAGCAACAACTGGTGGATATGCTAAAAATTCTGCACCATTCATTCTACATTCATAATCCACAGTTGCAAACAGATGATGCTCACTCATTTTAGGTTTTGATATTTCTATAGTTTTAGATATTGCTGCTGATATAATTTCACAACTCTTTCTCATTAAATCTATTTCAGATTGTGATTTAATTAATCtgattttatgtattatatttgttgGAGAAACAACCATTTGACCACTTGTTACTTTCATTAATTCACATAATTTATTGTGTAAATTAGGTTGTGCTACATCAACATTGTCATACCAAATagtactttttttattttcattcataaaagaaacaaaaaattgttCGAACTCTGTTACTGGAAATGCTTCATCAACACCAAACATTTTAGGTGCTATCTCAATTCCAGTTTTAGGGCCATCCCATAGTTCAGAATGTTCATCTTGTTGTGTTAAAAATAAGGTAGTTACAAAGTTTTCATTTTTTGCTGTAATTATCAAAATACTATTGGCTTCTTGACAACCAGTAAAATACAAAAAGTCCGTATTTTGACGAAAAACATACGGAATTTTGTCAGACATGTATACTTTGGAAGCAGAAGGAATAATGATAATATGTGATTTGCCTAGATTTGTGACACAAgcatatgaaataatattctttatcaGTTTGTTTCGTCTCTTTTTGAATTCACAAAGCTGAATACCAGGTACAACTTCTCCATTCTTCATTAAATGAGGATGTGTTACTGCTGTTGGTTGGCCGCATGATTGATaagaaatattcaatgattcTTTAGATTGTCGCCGATTTGAATTATTTGTAATGGTATCTAATGAATTTCCTATGTACGTTCGTTGCCCTAAAATTACAATGAATATTAATGTAAGAAGCTTTATGTTTATAACCTTGCACATACacatttggaaaaatataatctattatttatcggtacttttatttttttatttcttaccatattttttaatttgatatataATAGAGTTCCTCAAAGTATTAAACATGTTAATGtagttttaacaaaaatatttagatatacTAAAGatctttatgaaaatattaaaaaaaatcttaATAATCGAAACATATAGAATCACGCCATGTTATTCGGTAGTCAATATAGAGTTGATTTGTATAGTACTTTTGTAAATTGTATACAACATATCCATTCTGAGCTGCTACCGTGACAGGCAACAGACAACCACAATGTAACTATTCGTCTGAAGAAATTGACGATGGATTTAATGTAGTATCTACGTTGTTCTACGTTGTTTATCGTGACTTTGTATCTATCGTTAGGGTCGTTCTTTTACGATCAATACATAGTCAAAGATCATGTGATGTTTTGGGAAAAATTAAAGTTGACGATGTTGTGATCAAATATAATCATACCGAACAAATTTAAGATACTAAAAAGTGACAGCTTTAATCATATGTAAATTGTAATTTGTAAGCCAAAAGTAGCTTTTCATCATAATATTAAAGGAAGAGACAATCATTAATTCTTATAAACATTGATTTTTTTATTGTAGGTTTAAGAAACAATCTTTCAAATGTCCCTATTCGAAAAAATCGAAGATGTTATTTCATTACTTTAACTAACCTACGAAAAACAGTTTTGTGAAACACtgataattattcaaaattcagATTTCATTTTACTTAGTTGGAGTGGGAAACTTTCGGAGTCCGAaaagtttttatttaaaagagaaaaaggaatacAATGTGTTTAtagaatgattaaaaaataaaggaatTATTTTACACAGTATTACACATTTAGTTATGaattataatgtaaaaaatCCAGTTCAATTtcaagattatattttttattgtattgaaattgaataatttctggAAATTtggtatatatacacatatatattatatatatataaatatagaaaattaatatgaGCATTCAATTCGATATTATAATGAGGCCAGAAATCCGCTTGGATGCAAAATGGCTCAAAACAGATTTGAAACGTATTCTGTATCGAGATGGTTTAGCTGAACTTTGGAATGAAATGGTACGAGATGGAGAAATTGTGGGTTCCTTTAGCGATGGCATAGTTAATGCTGCAGGCATAATAGCTAGAAAAGGTatgaaaaagaataataaaaaagatttattaaattaagattAATCATTTATATTAACTGGTTACATACTGTTTCAATATATTTAGGTGAAAGTGGTCATTATTATTGTAACATGGGTGTATTAGCATGTCCTTGTTGCAATGGAATTTGTGGTCCACAGCATGGTTGCAATTGTGGACCTTGCCAAAAATTAGATGAAGAAGAAGCAGCAAGAACAAGTGCATTTGTAGAAAAAAGTATATTAGCTGAACACATAATGGATTCTTGGCTTTGGGGATCTCAGCCTTgtaaagaattttaatataatctaatataatCTGTAAGATTTGTATAATTTTCCTAATATTTTAACCATTTTTCAGCTATTTGCGATTTAACAACATGTATTAATTTACTAATCAAGGAGCAAAGAAAATTATGTTATGAAGTTGCAAACAGTACCTTGTCTGCTACTCGATTAAGACAACGTTTGGTAGTAGCAAGACGATATTTTACGGCTCTTTCTCGTCATAAACCGCAAGAAACTACAGATATTTCAACAACATTAAAACCTACTGCCAAGTtacaaaaaatgtacaataatcAATTTTAAGACTAGAATCGTTTAAATGTCTTATATATCttgaatattacaaatatcCTTAGATTACAAGAATTATATGTGTTTAAACGTGCGCGATTTGATTATAAATTGGtggttattaattatataattatagttttaatagttctttatatattctttagaatatatatataatgttgatgtatcgaaaatataaatattgatgTGATTTTAGCGTAAGGCCGAATGAGAAGCCAACATTGGGTTTAGCGCGCGTGGGATCTCGTGCAGCGTTAAATTTCTCATTCGCATATTTAAGACGGGCTTGGCGATCTGGAGAAGATGTAGAATTTTGCAGCGAGCTTTTATCCGAGTCGTTGGAAGCCTTGCAATCATTACCTGAAGCTACGCTTTTTGACGAAACTAATGTTTCTCAAGTATGGTTAGAAGTAGTGGAACGATCAGCGAAATTTTTAAGACAAGTTGTTACAgggtatttatatttttttatcatattacttattatattattactattaatttattttttatgtttttagtacacataattatatttttagggACATTGTTAGTGGAAGATCATGGTGTCCTATTCCAATAGCTGATCAGCACACGGCTCTTTGTTTGTTATTAGAATTGGTGACACAAAGAGCTACATTATCAAGTTTATTAGATTCTGTTTGTTTGTTACTTCATCTAAGTGGTAAACACAAACATCAAGATAATCGGGTAATGCCACCTGGAAGCACGGCACCGTTGATACCATTATTGAGACGATTAAATATGATACCAGCTTCTAAGTCAAGACGAACAGACACAAATATTGCACCAGGTCCTTGCGAAGTTTTACTGAAGTATTTGAGACTTCCTGAAGATGATTCCACGTCTGTAGATTTACGAAAAGCTGCTGTTATAATAATGTGCAATCTGAGTAGATTAGCTGCTCCTCTCCTGCCTCCAATTATCACTGATAGATTCCAGAAGAATCAGAATCAAACGTTTCAAGAAGTTCTAAGTTGGGGAAGCGGAAAATTAAGCAGTGGATCCTCTCCATTTTATTGTGATGCAATTGCAGAGCTTGGGATCAAACAACTTTGTTGTACCGAAAGAGCTCTGATGATTCTTTCAATTAGTGGAAACGTTTACATGATGTATTACGGGTCAGAAACTCAATATCCCCAAAGAGTATACGGATTTTCAGAGAAGCCGGTTACAATGATCGCCTCTCATTCCGACGGTACACACTATTTAGCCTTAACACAAGATAGTTCTGTTTATTCGTGGGGGAATGGTGATGGTGGACGATTAGGTCACGGAGATAGAGTATGGTATGATGAACCAAAACTGGTCGAAGCACTAGTTgacaaaaatattacattcatAGCATGCGGAAGTACGTATTCGGCAGTTCTTAGTTCGAACGGTGAATTGTACACATGGGGAAGAGGAAATTATGGAAGGCTGGGTCATGGAAATTCAGATAACGTCTTGATTCCTACGTTAGTGACCGCTCTAAACGGACACATGGTTGTACATGTGGCATGCGGTAGTGGAGATTCGCAGACTTTATGCGTCACAGCGTCTGGTATAGTATTCTCGTGGGGTGACGGGAACTATGGAAAGCTTGGTAGAGGAGGCTGCGATGGATCTAAGACGCCAAAGATAGTTGATAAGTTATTGGATATAAACGTGGCAAAAGTGTATTGCGGTGGACAATTTTCGGCAGCTTTAACTGCGTATGGTGAAGTTTATACCTGGGGAAAAGGAGAAGGTTATCGGCTGGGACATGGTAATGAGGAACATATTAGATATCCGAAAGTGATCGAGGTATTGAAACCAAAAAAAGTGAAAGAATTATGTGTAGGAAATTTTCATGTATTGGCATTAACAGAGGATCAATTGGTATATGGATGGGGTAGAAACGATTATGGTCAAATAGATCCGGCATTGGGCACTGTTGTGCCCGAACCGACTCTTTGTCCAACGTTATCCGGCAAGAATATAATTGGTTTAGCTTGTGGACTGACACAAAGTTTTGCGTGGTGCACATCAGCTTGGTCAGTGGCGAACAGAGTAGCTTTCGTTGTGGATATTTGTGAGGAAACTTTCCGATTGTTGGATACGTTATTGAACAAGGTATGCGAAGGATTGCCAGGCACACGGCCACCTACCCAGGATCGTGAATGTTTAGCGGTCGCAACGTTGAATTTGATCCGATTACAATTACACACAATGATAACTCATAACATCGATAGCAAATCAGTCGGATTATCAAATACTCCATTATTAAGCTCGTTGAAACAACGATGTGTTACGCTCGCAAGCAGCTCCGGCATTCTAGCTACTATCCAAGAAGCAGCTCAAGCCGTTTTACAGACTGGTTGGAGCATCTTACTGCCGACAGCGAACGAACGTGCAAAAACATTATCGAATTTCTTGTCGAAAGCGAACTGCAGCAATTTTGAGCAAGTAAATGCTGGCAACGGTCAGCAGTTCATGGCAGACTTGTTAGTTTCTAGCCTAATGGCGGACGGTGGCCTGGAATTAGCGTTGAAGACCGCGGTGAAGGCGGAGACGAGCGAGCTTGCCGACGAGAAGGAATTTCTCGCAAGTAGTAACGTGAGCAAACCAACCGATACGAAACAGGCAAAAGAATTGAATTCAGAAAAAAACAACACGAGTATATCGTTGTTACAATTGGTGAAACAATTGATCAAAAACGGCACATGTATCACGCAGTCTAGGTTACTGCTCAGTCAACAATATCGTAGTCACGAGGAATCGCAAAGAAACGATAACTCCCCAAGTTTAAatcttcttttaaaatttcaacgattacTAATTGCTCAAGTATACGAGTGTATTGATGACGTTGGAACGAAGAAGTTGCGCGATCAAGAAATGCTTGGTGCGGAGTctcttttaaagaaatatctcTCGCAAATTTGCATTCACATAATCGAAATAATGTCGTTCGCAGCTGAATTAGCCAACACCAGCATCAAACAGTTCGTATTCGTTAGTACCGTTCTAAGAGGCGACATTGTAAACGTTTTGTTACCCGAACTGATTACTTGCCTTATTTTGTTGCAACTTGACTATCCattattacttttaaatatgAATTGGATGGATGTAATGGCGCCGATGTTGGACGCGCTCGATCGATTCAACAAATTGGTGCCAACGATAGAGAAAAGCGAAACGGACGATCTTTCTTGGCCAGGCATCATAGCCCCGCAACATGGCAATAAAATATCTATTTCGGATGAACCTTCGACCATTCGTTGGGCTGACTTGGAGAACCACAATCGCGATGGCGGCCTTTGGGTGGTAGTAAACAACAACGTATATGATATTCAAGATGTTCGATTCGACGGAAGATCAAATTCGTTGGAAGGTCTTCAAAGAACCGTGACTAACTGGGATGTTAGCTCCGGTACCGAGACAAACATGTCATCTTCTCGTGGCCAACTACCGCGAACCATGATGGATTCTTATTTCGTTGGGCATTATTGCCATTCTGAGCCGGAAAACACTGAGATTACGATCGACGTGACAGACGTATGCTCTTGTTTACTTGACACGGAAAGAGCTTTAGGTTTTCTTTTAGGATTACACTCTCATAGGATGCGGCAGAGTTTACCGTTACAAACTGCCGAAGAGGAAGCCGGTCGCTGGTTAAATGCGAACTTTTTTCGAGGTGGATTGCAAATCTTACAACCACCGAATCCTTACGAGGAGGAGAAAGGAGAAGCTAGAAGTAATACCTCGACAGCCGCGAATTCACCGACGGAACCTCCCCTTCCTATCCGTACCAAGAATGAATTGCAAAAGGAACGACGAGAGGATGATCGAGTTACGACATTTATTTACGCCCTAGCCGAGACTCATAAAACCGATGCTCAAGTGCATTCCTTCCTAACGATAGTCGACAAATATTCGAAAGCGAATAATCTTTTAGCGCATACTGAATTTTGCGGCGATCACCCGGTGGAAGAAGTTAGCCGACTTTTAATGGCGGTTATATTAAAGCATCTTGCGCTGGGTTATCAGGCGATAAACCTAATCGATCATCAAGAAACAGGAAATGAAAGCAGTCCGAAACTTACCAAACAACTGGCCGAAGTGATTAGAGCGATTCATCAAACCAAATGGAATTTAATCAGGATCAGACAACAACAGAATAGAAGTTACAAGGAAGTGTGTGCTCCAGCCCAAGAGAAGTGTAGGTTTCTTTTGCACGAGGTGAGGTCCGCGACTAGTTATGAGATTAAAGGGCTACAGGATTTAAAGTTATTGTACACTGTTGCGAAATTTCGGAAAACGGTCAAAACGATGATTAGGGACATTCGAAAGAACAAAGATTCCACGCCGAGCAAGCCGGAAGACATTCTAAACGCTTCGATTCAGAATGCGAAATCGAAAAACAAATCCGATGAAGATACATCAATCGTATCGGCAACAACGATGATGACGCCGGTAACGATGACGATGGCAACAACAACCTCAACAACGACTATAACGTCATCGAcgataataacaacaacgacAGCGGCCATGAtaacgacgacgtcgacgacgatgacgacgacgacgacgacgacgatggcaACAACGATGATGACGTTAATGACAACAATGACGACGACAACAA
This DNA window, taken from Bombus terrestris chromosome 3, iyBomTerr1.2, whole genome shotgun sequence, encodes the following:
- the LOC100649990 gene encoding xaa-Pro aminopeptidase 3, translated to MFNTLRNSIIYQIKKYGQRTYIGNSLDTITNNSNRRQSKESLNISYQSCGQPTAVTHPHLMKNGEVVPGIQLCEFKKRRNKLIKNIISYACVTNLGKSHIIIIPSASKVYMSDKIPYVFRQNTDFLYFTGCQEANSILIITAKNENFVTTLFLTQQDEHSELWDGPKTGIEIAPKMFGVDEAFPVTEFEQFFVSFMNENKKSTIWYDNVDVAQPNLHNKLCELMKVTSGQMVVSPTNIIHKIRLIKSQSEIDLMRKSCEIISAAISKTIEISKPKMSEHHLFATVDYECRMNGAEFLAYPPVVAAGNNANIIHYITNNQIIKDGDMVLMDAGCEYHGYSSDVTRTWPINGTFTQEQKVLYDIVLDVQNILIHKLKELPSLDQLYHDMCFLLGKRLQESGLIPKHLNKNELFSAVYTYCPHHVSHYLGMDVHDTGKISRSLKLQPGMIVTVEPGIYINHKNRFAPSEFYGLAVRIEDDILITENGPINLTENCPKEIIKIEALASQHL
- the LOC100649872 gene encoding multifunctional protein ADE2 encodes the protein MKEYKCGKLIIEGKTKKVYEVLNDSTLCLLQSKDRITAGDGEKSHYLKGKAAISTATTAKVFQLLNEAGIKTAFIEVVNDTAFIAQKCEMVPIEWITRRLATGSFLKRHQEVPEGYRFNPPLQETFFKDDANHDPQWSEEQIISIGFKLNELLIGKDEFDIMQRTALVVFEVLERAWATRDCALIDMKIEFGVNINGEIMVADIIDSDSWRLWPSGDKRLMKDKQVYRNLNTVTQEDLDTVKRNFKWVADQLDFLIPPARSLVVILMGSPSDVDHCKKIAEHAKSLGLKVQLRVCSAHKGTQETLRILAEYEGTYEKVVLIAVAGRSNGLGPVLSGNTALPVINCPPFNNINISQDLWSSINVPSGIGCTTVAYPESAALSAAQIHALHDHMVWARLRVKQLINYITLKQADVKLKNLVI